Below is a genomic region from Oncorhynchus gorbuscha isolate QuinsamMale2020 ecotype Even-year unplaced genomic scaffold, OgorEven_v1.0 Un_scaffold_5033, whole genome shotgun sequence.
GTCAGTACACAGCTCAGTGTATAGTGTAACTGATACCAGTGACACGACACTGCTCAGTGTATAGTAACTGATACCAGGTCAGTACACAGCTCAGTGTATAGTGACTGATACCAGGTCAGTACACTGCTCAGTGTATAGTGACTGATATAGTGACTGATACTTCAGGTCAGTACACTGCTCAGTGTATAGTGACTGATACCAGGTCAGTACACTGCTCAGTGTATAGTGACTGATACCAGCTCAGTACACTGCTCAGTGTATAGTGACTGATACCAGCTCAGTACACTGCTCAGTGTATAGTGACTGATACCAGGTCAGTACACAGCTCAGTGTATAGTGACTGATACCAGGTCACTACACAGCTCGGTGTATAGTGACTGATACCAGGTCAGTACACAGCTCGGTGTATAGTGACTGATACCAGGTCAGTACACAGCTCGGTGTATAGTGACTGATACCAGGTCAGTACACAGCTCGGTGTATAGTGACTGATACCAGGTCAGTACACAGCTCGGTGTATAGTGATTGATACCAGGTCAGTACACAGCTCGGTGTATAGTGACTGATACCAGGTCAGTACACAGCTCGGTGTATAGTGACTGATACCAGGTCAGTACACAGCTCGGTGTATAGTGACTGATACCAGGTCAGTACACAGCTCGGTGTATAGTGACTGATACCAGGTCAGTACACAGCTCGGTGTATAGTGACTGATACCAGGTCAGTACACAGCTCGGTGTATAGTGACTGATACCAGGTCAGTACACAGCTCGGTGTATAGTGACTGATACCAGGTCAGTACACGACACAGCTCAGTGTATAGTGACTGATACCAGGTCAGTACACGACACAGCTCAGTGTATAGTGACTGATACCAGGTCAGTACACGACACAGCTCAGTGTATAGTGACTGATACCAGGTCAGTACACGACACAGCTCAGTGTATAGTGACTGATACCAGGTCAGTACACGACACAGCTCAGTGTATAGTGACTGATACCAGGTCAGTACACGACACAGCTCAGTGTATAGTGACTGATACCAGGTCAGAACACAGCTCAGTGTATATTGACTGATACCAGGTCACTACACAGCTCAGTGTATATTGACTGATACCAGGTCAGTACACAGCTCGGTGTATAGTGACTGATACCAGGTCAGTACACAGCTCGGTGTATAGTGACTGATACCAGGTCACTACACAGCTCGGTGTATAGTGATTGATACCAGGTCAGTACACAGCTCGGTGTATAGTGACTGATACCAGGTCAGTACACAGCTCGGTGTATAGTGACTGATACCAGGTCAGTACACAGCTCGGTGTATAGTGACTGATACCAGGTCAGTACACAGCTCGGTGTATAGTGATTGATACCAGGTCAGTACACAGCTCGGTGTATAGTGACTGATACCAGGTCAGTACACAGCTCGGTGTATAGTGACTGATACCAGGTCAGTACACAGCTCGGTGTATAGTGACTGATACCAGGTCAGTACACAGCTCGGTGTATAGTGACTGATACCAGGTCAGTACACAGCTCGGTGTATAGTGACTGATACCAGGTCAGTACACAGCTCGGTGTATAGTGACTGATACCAGGTCAGTACACGACACAGCTCGGTGTATAGTGACTGATACCAGGTCAGTACACGACACAGCTCGGTGTATAGTGACTGATACCAGGTCAGTACACGACACAGCTCGGTGTATAGTGACTGATACCAGGTCAGTACACGACACAGCTCGGTGTATAGTGACTGATACCAGGTCAGTACACGACACAGCTCGGTGTATAGTGACTGATACCAGGTCAGTACACAGCTCAGTGTATAGTGACTGATACCAGGTCAGTACACGACACAGCTCGGTGTATAGTGACTGATACCAGGTCAGTACACAGCTCGGTGTATAGTGACTGATACCAGGTCAGTACACAGCTCGGTGTATAGTGACTGATACCAGGTCAGTACACAGCTCGGTGTATAGTGACTGATACCAGGTCAGTACACGACACAGCTCAGTGTATAGTGACTGATACCAGGTCAGTACACGACACAGCTCAGTGTATATTGACTGATACCAGGTCACTACACAGCTCAGTGTATATTGACTGATACCAGGTCACTACACAGCTCAGTGTATATTGACTGTAGGGCAGGATGAGACCAGGTCACTATACAATATAAACCCTGCTTGGTTGGATACAGAAGAATTGGAGGAACAAGTACTTTTTATTTAAAAGAATTGCTCTGCCCTCCCTGACCTTTCCCCCACTGACTCCTGTGTGACCTTTGCCTCCTGCGTGACCCCAGGGTATGATGGAGCAGTCTAAGAGGGCCAGTCTGTCAGTGGCTCGCAGCATCCTCAATCACAAAATCATCGGAAAGAAGCTGGAGAGTTACCTCAAGGTACACAAACGCCCATCTCACACAGAACCCCCCCCACCTCAGAAACACTGACTCTCTGTGCCTCAatgcactcattcactcactcacaatctctctctgaccctgcccttcctctctcctctctgcagggtGAGAACCCCTTCCTCGGTAACCAGGACGACCAAGACCCAGAGGACTCGATGAATATGGAGGTGTCAGAGGCTGAGCTGACCAATGAGAGCCTGGCGGAGACCACCAAGGAAGAGGCGGGGCCAGAGACAACGCAGGAGGCCACCGGGGctgatggggtagaggaggagaagatggaggaggaggggggagtggcggtagcagatggaggggaggaagaggcgCAATTAGAGAAGccagtgggggaggagagggggacacgCAGGGTGAGGGGGACACGCAGGGTGAGGGGGACACGCAGGGTGAGGGGGACACGCAGGGTgggggaggctgagggagagCTGGAGCAggtaggagaggaagaggaggaagggtttGAAGTAGGAGATGAgtttggagaggaggatgagggagtggaAGGAGagctgggagaggaagaggaggatgaaggagtgggaggagaggatgagggtgtGCCGGTAGAGAAGAAAGACGAGGATGCTGACGTGGTCGTCATAGAGTGACCTTTACCCTCAATGACCCTTTGACCTCCCTCTGGACCAATTaatacagccctctctctcccttgtccaGCCAATCCCACTCTAACCCTTCCACAAACAGCCAATCAGATTCATTCATACTTACCGCCCCCCTCCATTCAGAACTGAGACTCACTAATATACTTCTGATACATCTGTTTTCATATATAGTTTCTCTTCTGTGTAAGTAGACTTTTTTTTGTTGTGCCTTTTGAATCTGTCGGTCTGCGTTGGGATATTTTGACAATGTTTCAGTGGGTAGAGGACCGTGAACTTAGTGTTATTGATATGACACACCCCTACCTGGTATTACTACTGGACGCACTCCCTGTCCGTCATAGCTAGATTCCTAGGAAGTCTGAGCTGATTGGTTCGTCTCTTGTCGACTCCTCCCAAACGTGCAAAACttatttgaaatgtatttgttGGTGTGTTTAGATTGAAAGACTGGGCAGGATTTAGTTTTACAGACTGTTGCTGTTGTCATCCATGTTCTTTTTGGACAGATGAgaataaatgtttaaaatgttTATCTGTTGGTTTGGTTTCTTTGTTGAGCTGATTTCTTCTAGCCTGATCTCAGATTTTTGTGCTTTTGACAATTCCATTGCTGTTGTCAAGACGCATGACAAAGAATTATAGTCAGCATGAtcgcacaaacagactggctgaTGTTCTGGGTTTAGATTAGAATACGGTCAAGGGTCAAATTCTTTCTTTACACACATGGTGAAAAGGCTCAGGACAACCTTAACACGACACTGTAAATCCAATCATTCACATTGGGTGCAGCAGGATGGTGGCaggcagtggttagagcgttgggccagtaacccggaaggttgctggatccaatcccagagctgacaaggtaaaaatctgtctttctgcccctgagcaagacggttaacccactgttccccgggcgctgaagatgtcgatttaaggcagccccccccacacctctgattcagttgggttaaatgcggaagacttCTTTGTTGAATATATTGTTgtttaactgactaggtatccccctttccctgatcAAAGTAGTGTGTTgtttaactgactaggtatccccctttccctgatcAAAGTAGTGTGTTgtttaactgactaggtatccccctttccctgatcAAAGTAGTGTGTTgtttaactgactaggtatcccctttccctgatCAAAGTAGTGTGTTGTTTAACTGACTAGGTATGAAGAACCCCTTTCCCTGATCAAAGTAGTGTGTTGTTTAAAAGGGCTTTTGGCAGTTACTACATTTTTGGACTTCTAAACGAACGTGTACCCATTAATTCATGAACATCACTTCTAAATGAACGTGTACCCATTAATTCATGAACATCACTTCTAAATGAACGTGTACCCATTAATTCATGAACATCACTTCTAAATGAACATGTACCCATTAATGAAGAACATTACTTCTAAATGAACGTGTACCCATTAATTCATGAACATCACTTCTAAATGAACGTGTACCCATTAATTCATGAACATCTCTTCTAAACGCCTCCATGAGCTTTTAGTTCAGTTGTCATACCTTATCAGAATCCAAAATATAAGCTTATTTTACTCTAATGTTTAAAACTATAAtcttgatatcatggatggtcagtccttgcatccatagctctatgaatttgagtgttTATATTTCTTCAGTCCCATCCCTTGGCTTTTTACTGAAACAGCAGGCATTGTTATTTCTGCTACTTTAAGGTCTCGTCTTAATGTAACACTGCATTCTGCATAATACAATCTTGTTGACTGTGATGACCATGAATCAACTAAAAGGAAGGAACAAGTGGGCTGTATGCATCAGTGAATTTAACTAAAtcatagattagggccgaatgaatttcacatgactgggaatacagacatgcatctgttggtcacagataccttaagaaAGGTAGGGTtgtagatcagaaaaccagtccgtatctggtgtgacctccatttgcctcatgcagcacaacacatctccttcacatagagctgatcaggctgttgattgtggcctgaggagtgttgtcccactcctcttcaatggttgtgcgaagttgctggatattggcgggaactggaacacgctgttgtacacgtcgatccagagcatcccaaacatgctcaatgggtgacatgtctggtgagtatgcaggccacggAAGAActtggaacattttcagcttccgggAACTGTGAACAGATTCTTGTGACACGAGCCTTGCATTATACTGAAACAggaggtgatggcagcagatgaatgcCACGACAATGGACcacaggatctcatcacggtatctctgcattcaaatttccatcgataaaatgcaattgtgttcgttgtccatagcttatgccacctggccataccataaccccactaccaccatggggtgttataatctccacctttTTACAACTTTGACTTTGCCCCAGGAACCTGAATGATGggagtccatctgactgtgctgctgctccagtttcaactgttctgccttattattatttgaccatgctggtcatttatgaacatttgaaatctgaatgccttcaactgaaatgtacaGTGTGGTGATTTTGTCACAAAACTTTTACAACTTTGACTTTGCacatttagagtggccttttattgtccccagcacaaggtgcacgtgtaatgatcatgctgtttaatcagcttcttgatatgccacacctgtcaggtggatggattatcttggcaaatgagaaatgcacagggatgtaaacaaatttgtgcacaaaacttGAGAGATTTAAGcttttttgtgcttatggaacatttctgggatattttatttcaggtcAGGTAACATAggaccaacaatttacatgttgcgtttctattGTTGTTCAGTGTAGGATCAGACACCGCCTGTCCCTATAATTTTGATCTGAAAGACCTGAACTCAGAGGGTTGATACTACCAAAGAttgtctattatattgacaagatatttGAGTGACCACTTTAAAGATGGAAGACAGGTGGGAGAAGTCGAGATCAggtgggaagggaaagggggataccttgtcaattgcacaactgaatgcattcaaccgaaatgtgtcccaacccctctgaatcctCTCTGATACTACCATACTTGTGATTAATTGACCACTAGGTGGAGGGCTCACTCCACTATAGGTGGAATTAATTGCGTTTCTTCAAGGTAGAATTTACCATAACATGAGTTTATTATAAGAGTATTAAGAACCTATAGTTTATAAGATTATGTGATGTATAGAAGGTGAAATTATGCAATTGTTACAATATCTATCACAAATTATCCAGTCCATTGACAGTGTGTGGTTACGCGATAATAGGGCAATTAATTGTGATGCTATGTATGGCCATTTATGCAGACCAGTGTATATTGGGTTTTTGTCTATAATAATTTTCAGTGTTTGAAGTTATTGCATCGTATTGCATGTTCCGGGAgacagaggtagggagaggacagaggggattCGTTCGTGGAGAGGTGACATTCCTCCGAATGACGTCATGACGTTCCCCCTACGTCTGACGTCACTGACGTCGAACGGGGCTGTTTGTTCTGGATTCAGGGGTGAGGAAGACCTGCGCGCGCTGACAACCGACAGAAAAAGGTAAATAAACGTGTTTTGGGGTGTCGCTCCACCGATACCGGTAGGGTAAACGAAGGCATTCGATCTCAGGAATCCGATAAAACACTTAGAACCACACTCGGTCCAGTATTTCGGTTGGTGTCAGTGCGCGAGGTGCCTAGCGGGGCATGGGTTGTCTTATCACAGGCCTGTCGCCGGTGCGGGCGCACGGGAAGATGAATATTCTCTGTATTTACGTTACCTGATTTGCAGTTTATTGCACTTCTTGTGTTTTCGTTCTCTATGCTCCTTGGTGGTACATTAACGGTGTTTTTCAGGGGCATGGGCTCTCCCTGTTGTCATTGCGCACGGTAGTTGGGGGACGGTAGCACGCTAACGTTAGTAGCTAGCTAGGTTGTTTGTTTGTAGCCCCGTAGGCCGTATTCTTGACAGAAGTTACGCCTGGTTTGGGGCGTATTTTACGCTCCGTGGCGCTGAAAGCACGTGAAATACGACGTAGTTTTTTTTTCTAGAGGAACGTCACAGTCCAAGTTGTATTCTGAAAGGGTGTTTACGTACGGAGCTGTCAGAAAAATGCTGACAGCGATCATGACTAGCTGTTGTATCTCTCGACCAGGGGTCCCAAACTTTTGCAGGTTTTAAttttatttcctgcaattctacacatgttgTCATGGCGTGCAAATAATATTTTGCAGTTGTAAAGCACATGTCTTGCCATTCTATACAtatctaatgtgtattcatgtgatatttgagtgacaaaaAAATGACTATGGGCTAAAAGATCTTTATAACAAAAAAACGTTAGCTGACATGAGCTacttgatctggacatttctgacaagttataaatagttCTCTAAGGTCTGTAATGACTAACgagacaagaggaactgatgatgtaCTACCCAATTTAGAGATGACAATTTTCAAGAGTAAGTTTAAAGCTGGACTGAGTTCCTAAAATAAATAACCTGTGGCGACCCCTCCACAGTTGGGGAACCACTGCCCTAGACAACTTAACCTAATCATCTGCTATGCATATTGCATCTCTAGAAATAGTTTTCTTTGAATAAAAGACTGACGTATGTGACAAGAAGCACCATTTTCAATACCCGTTACTCGTTGGTTTGGGACCTTATATTCAGGGTGTTTTGATTTTGCATGATCATTTTCTCACTTCattatctagtctgataaatcaGGCTGGAATACACAAGTAATTGGTATAAACAGCCTTAGACATTTGTGTGAAAGACTAAATGTTCTATGAAATTGCATTTAAACTTACTCTACCTGTTGTCTGTGCGGTTTGTCCTTCTGCTGCTTGACATTTGAGACAAAATATCCAAACGGTAGAGGAAGTTTGAATGTAATTTTATTCAATATCCTGAAACATTTACACTGGATTTTTCACACACATCTCAGGCTGTTTATACCAATTACTTGTGTATTCCAGCCTGGTAAATCAGACTAGATAATGTCTAAGGCTGTTTATACCAATTACTTGTGTATTACAGCCTGGTAAATCAGACTAGATAATGTCTAAGGCTGTTTATACCAATTACTTGTGTATTCCAGCCTGATAAATCAGACTAGATAATGTCTAAGGCTGTTTATACCAATTACTTGTGTATTACAGCCTGGTAAATCAGACTAGATAATGTCTAAGGCTGTTTATACCAATTACTTGTGTATTCCAGCCTGATAAATCAGACTAGATAATGTCTAAGGCTGTTTATACCAATTACttgtgtattacatttacatttaagtcatttagcagacgctcttatccagagcgacttacaaattgttatTCCAGCCTGATTAATCAGACTATTGGTTATCTAGCTAGTTAAAACTCTTTAAAGTTCATGTTATTTGAAGGTAGAGAGGCATATATGGTCTGGAGAAATGTGCGTAGCTAAAATGACCCACTTGCTGTGAGATTGGGTTCCAATGTTTTGACAGCATCGGCTTAGTTGTTGTCaattatcgtgtgtgtgtgtgtgtgtgtgtgtgtgtgtgtgtgtgtgtgtgtgtgtatgttcctcCAAGAACATAAGCAGTAAAACATCATGCTTTACTCCACCGGTGTCagtcattccacggagggccgagtgtctgtggggtttttgctcctcccttgtacttgattgatgaattaaggtcactgattaataaggaactccctcacctggttgttttggtcttaattgaaagaaaaagaagaaaaaccagcagacactaggctctccatggaatgagtttgactccCCTGctttaccctgtctgtctctctgctgtgggtAGAGACTTAGACAAAGGCTCTCATTTACAATGATTGTTAGTCACATGGAGACATGACTACTTGTTTTCACGGTTTCATCACGACAGACAGACGCTCCGCATCTTGTTGTCTTTGCCTATGCAAACATACAGTGCagtcaaagtattcagaccccttgactttttccacattttgttacgttacagcctttttctaaaattgattaaatatttttatttttaatttatatttaatttttattattataatttttttctccttgtcaatctacacactacctcataatgaaaaagcaaaaacagttttttttagaaatgttagcaaattgctaaaaaataaaaaatatcacattattcagaccctttactcagtactttgttgaagctcctgtggcagcgattacagccttgagtcttcttgggtatgacgctacaagcttggcacacctgtattggggggagtttctcccattcttctctgcagatcctctcaagctctgtcaggttggatggggagcgtcactggacatttattttcaggtctctacagagatgttcgatctggttcaagtctgggctctggctgggttactcaaggacattcagagacgtgtcccaaagccactcccacgttgtcttggctgtgtgcttagggtcgttcgccccagtctgaggtcctgagtgctatggagcaggttctcatcaatgatttctctgtactttctccgttcatctttcccctcgatcctgactagtctcccagtccttgccgctgaaaaacatccccacagcatgatgctgccaccacatgcttcaccgtagagatggtgccaggtttccttcagatgttACGCTTGGCATTcacgccaaagagttcaatcttggtttcatcagaccagagaatcttgtttctaatggtctgagagttctttgggtgcctttttggcaaactccaagtgggctgtcatgagcATTTTACTGAGAAGTAGCTtctatctggccactctaccataaaggcctgactggtaggatgctgcagagatggttgtccttccagaaggttctcccatctccacagaggaactcaggagctctgttcgagtgaccattgggttcttggtcacctcgctgaccaaggcccttctcccctgattgctcagtttggccgggcggacagctctcgggagagtcttggtggttccaaacatcttacatgctgcagaaatgttttggtactctttccccagatctgtgccccgacATAATCTGTCTCTGagttctatggacaattccttcgacctcgtggcttggtttttgctctgacttggactgtcagctgtgggatctTTATATaaacagttgtgtgcctttccaaatcatgtccaatcaatggaattTACCACAGGACAATCAATGGAAACCTGagttcaattttgagtctcatagcaaagggtttgactacttatgtaaataaggtatttctgtattttatttaaattttatacaaattgtctaaaaacctgttcgcTTCTGtcgttatgaggtattgtgtgtagattgcagagggtttttatttatttaatacattttagaataaggctgtaacaaaatgtggaaaagacaaggggtctgaatactttccaaaatgCACCGTACATTACGCCTtctagacacaccacacacacggctgacgtacagtcacactacaaccCTTCTCTTCTCTATACCCCCCCCACCAGTGTTGTGATTCCTTGTCCTTCTACAGCTCTCTCTcagaccccctctactcccctCGTCAACCAACCGAAGACTGGttggtctcttttctctctccaccaGTGTTGTGATTCCTTGTccttctacatctctctcttttctctctctcagaccccctctactcccctcgtcaaccaaccaaacaaccaaagACTGGtcggtctctctgtttctctctccaccaGTGTTGTGATTCCTTGTccttctacatctctctctctttctctctctctcagaccccctctactcccctcgtcaaccaaccaaacaaccaaagACTGGtcggtctctctgtttctctctctctccaccagtgtTGTGATTGCTTGTCCTTCTacatttctctctatctctcactctctctcagacCACCTCTACCCCCCTCGTCAACCAACAAACCAAAGGAAGTCTAGCCACTCTCTCCTGCCCCCCCTCCAGGTCACTACTCCACCCCTCtcgtcaaccaaccaaccaaaagAAGACTggcccctctctcctgccctcctccagGTCACtactctacctctccattctgAGAGATGACACTCCCTCTGGAATAGACCAAGCCTGCACCACAACAGACAAACATGTAAGTCCAGCTGTAACCtagcagcctgtgtgtgtgtgttctagactAATGAACAACCTACTAGGACTAAACATCATCAttagggaaagggggagacctagtcagttgcacaactgaatgcattccaAAAAAATGTGTCTTCTGTATTTGAACCAAACCCTCTGAATGGGCTCTGGATTCAAACCTGTCTTAAAGGTTGGTAGGTGTATTTATGTCAGGCTAATGAGTAAACGACTACTACACATAATCATTagatagtgatggggggggggacatATGCAGTTACATATTTTTAAGATGTATCCTAACGTTTTGACAGTATCCTAATATTAGTTTTTCCTTCGTAGCTTGTTCTTCATCTTCTTTTTACGTTGGGAGTCAATtagttttcagcacttttatttccatgactgatcaacaCTTGGCTCATTCTTGTCtttctgcagcagacatatggtgagcaatatgtttggaacatcaaatcgcaataaaATCCCAGTattgaatcacaatacatatagaatcctgagaatcacaatacatatagaatcctgagaatcacaatacatatagaatcctgagaatcacaatacatatagaatcctgagaatcacaatacatatagaatcctgagaatcacaatacatatagaatcctacatatagaatcctgagaatcacaatacatatagaatcctgagaatcgcaatacatatagaatcctgagaatcacaatacatatagaatcctgagaatcacaatacatatagaatcctgagaatcacaatacatatagaatcctgagaatcacaatacatatagaatcctgagaatcacaatacatatagaatcctgagaatcacaatacatatagaatcctgagaatcacaatacatatagaatcctgagaatcacaatacatatagaatcctgagaatcacaatacatatagaatcctgagaatcacaatacatatagaatcctgagaatcacaatacgTATAGAATCCAGAGTGTCCTGAGAATCTCAGTATATATCGTATCGTGACAACATTGTATCTTGAGGTTCTTGGCCATTTCCAGCCCTGTTGGTAGGAGTGTTAGTAATTCaactactactacacatcatcatcattacatAGTCTGATTGGTTGGTAGGAGTGTTAGTAATTCaact
It encodes:
- the LOC124028921 gene encoding A-kinase anchor protein 8-like, whose amino-acid sequence is MEHFMKKVEAAHCAACDLFIPMQFYVIQKHLKSPDHNFNRKGMMEQSKRASLSVARSILNHKIIGKKLESYLKGENPFLGNQDDQDPEDSMNMEVSEAELTNESLAETTKEEAGPETTQEATGADGVEEEKMEEEGGVAVADGGEEEAQLEKPVGEERGTRRVRGTRRVRGTRRVRGTRRVGEAEGELEQNPVGCDDDDDDDVTLPPPPRESSGCDDDDVTLPPFIDNPMGWDDDYDDVTLPPSRESSGL